GATTCTTGTTACTGATGCAAATGGTCTTTTAGGATCTAAAATTGTAGAAATAGTTTTGAAAAAAGGTTTGAAGCGATAGATAAGCGCTTTGAAGATTTAAGGAATCATTCAGATAAAAGATTTGAAGACATGAATAAAAGGTTTGAGGATTTAATGCGTTATGTTGATAAGCGAGTTGGCTTAGTTGAGAAACTTTTAATAGGCTTTAATGTTCCAACATTAGTCGTGGTTATAACAATATTGTTAAGGATTATTATGTTTTAAAAGCATTAAGGATTTAAAACGTTGAAATGCCACCATTTATATATTTTTCTTTAGTTAAATATTATGTGGCGGATAGCATGTCTTTTGAGGAAGCTGAAATTCTTCGAAAGCGAACTGAAGCCTTCTTGAAGAATGCTGAGCATCTCCTTAAAATTGGTGAATGGGATCTAGCAGTTTTCAACCTAGAGCAGTATTGCCAATTGATTTTAAAGTATAAACTTTTGATTAAAGCAGGCTCATATTCAAGAACGCATTCCTTAAGAAGGTTGATAAGAGAGCTTGCAAGCTTTCATCCTAAACTGCTTTCCCTAGTTGAAGATGAAAAAGATTTACATTATATCGCTCGACTTGAAGAAGCATATGTAACTTCAA
This Candidatus Bathyarchaeota archaeon DNA region includes the following protein-coding sequences:
- a CDS encoding HEPN domain-containing protein, which gives rise to MSFEEAEILRKRTEAFLKNAEHLLKIGEWDLAVFNLEQYCQLILKYKLLIKAGSYSRTHSLRRLIRELASFHPKLLSLVEDEKDLHYIARLEEAYVTSRYIPYSYEEKEAQSLYNFVTRRFKLLMDEV